Below is a genomic region from Echinicola rosea.
GGCATCGGCGATGGATCCAGGACGGAGCCCATCTCCAAGTGAAAAGGTGACATTATAAGCCTTCATGATTTCGCAGATTTCCTCAAAATGCGTATAGAGAAAATTCTCCTTATGATGGGCAAGACACCATTTGGCCATAATGGATCCTCCTCGGGAAACGATCCCCGTGACCCTTTTGGCGGTCATCGGAACATAACGGAGCAATACTCCTGCGTGAATGGTGAAATAATCCACTCCTTGCTCTGCCTGTTCGATGAGCGTATCCCTGAACAATTCCCAAGTAAGGTCCTCGGCCTTTCCATTTACTTTTTCCAAAGCTTGATAAATAGGCACCGTACCGATGGGCACCGGGCTATTGCGCAAGATCCACTCTCGGGTTTCATGGATGTTTTTGCCGGTGGAAAGGTCCATAATGGTGTCCGCTCCCCAGCGACATGCCCAGACGGCTTTTTCGACCTCCTCCTCAATACTCGAACCTATGGCTGAATTGCCAATGTTTGCATTGATCTTCACCAAAAAGTTACGCCCGATGATCATGGGTTCCGCTTCAGGGTGGTTGATATTGGCGGGGATCACAGCTCTTCCTTTAGCCACTTCATCCCGGACAAATTCCGGCGTGATCATGCCCTTAGGCGTGTTGGCACCGAAATTTTCACCAGGATGCTGTTTGGTAAGTTCTTGTTGCTCGGCGATACGCTGGTTTTCCCGAATGGCAATGTATTCCATTTCCGGGGTAATGATGCCTTGTTTGGCATAATACATTTGGCTGACATTTTTTCCAGGTTTGGCCCGATAGGGCATTTTTACCAAGTCAAAACGCAACTTGTCTAGTGCAGGATTGTCCAATCGACGCTGTCCATATGCTGAAGTAAGTCTATCGAGCTGCGCTACATCCCCACTGTTCAGTATCCATTCTTCTCGAAGTCGCTGGAGTCCCTTTTTGACGTCTATTTGTACATTGGTATCGGTATACGGGCCACTGGTGTCATAAACAGTCACGGGAGGATTTTTTTCTACTGTCTCATGGCGGTCCAGATGGGAAACTGTGTCGTGTAATGCTATTTCCCTCATGGCGACTTTGATGGGATGTAGTTTACCTGCTACGTACACCTTTTTGGAATTGGGAAATGGATCTGTGGTAATGTAGGACTTGATGTTCTCTTGACTGAGCGTTTTCATGTTTTATGTTAGTAAGGTTGTGTAAAGTTTTATTGTTATGGAGATTCCCAAGAGTCTTTTGAAAGTTTAACCCGATTTATGCATTAGGGATCGTAATGACCTTTCCCGATGGAAGTCAGGAAGAGCTGAAAGTGCAAGAAAATCAGGTGGTTTGGAGGAATGGGCGCAGCACCGATTCTGCTCCACTTTCATGCTGCCAGATAGCACCGAAAACTACAGTAAAGCGGCTGATTTGGAAGCAATTTCAGGTTGCAATACTTGTGCGTCGCGGCGCAGATAGACTAATACATATTCTGGGGATAACTAATGTAGAATGTCTCTCGGATTGTTCAGATCTACCTAGCGGCCAGTCAGGTGAGCTAGGATTTATGACAGTTCCGCTGTGATCATCCGCCTTGTGTGGCTTTGATGATGAGAATTTGATCGTTTTCGGAGAGTTGGTAATGGTCCCAGTCGGATTTGGGAATTACTTGGTCGTTGACGGCCAAGGCCATACCACGGTTTGCATCGATTTGTTGTTGTTGGAGCATTCCTGACAAAGACAAATCCTTGGTCGTAAGCTCAATACGCTCACCATTAAGGAGAAAATTCATAAGAATTTCAATTTTTGTAAATGAATAAAAAAACTTCAGGAATGAAGATAATCGCTCGGAAGGAAGCTTCACTTTTCCCTTCGCCCGCATTACCGGGATCAGGTTCAGAGGGTATGTCTCAGCCCCGATGGATCATCGGAACACCCCTAAAGTTTTGTACGTGGATACAAAGTTAGAATGATAAGTGAATATCAAAAACTATTGGTGAAATTTATTGACCTTATGCTGCCCGAACGACTGAAAAGCTAGCCAAGAGCGGAAAATAAAGAATAGCGCCTAAATTTTCACTACTTATATTATCAACCTTAATCTAACCCAATAAGGTATCACTCGAAGTTTAAGGAAACCGATATATGATTGCATTAACATTCATTCCTGCTCCTACAGAGGCAAACAGCACATGGTCACCAGCATGGATTTGGTGTTTTTCGATCTCCCCACGCAATAGCATATCCAATAGAATGGGTACGGTTGCCACGGAATTATTGCCCAGCTCACCAATGGTAATTGGCATGATTTTCCTTGGATCTTCTTGCATATCATACAGTTTGAAGACTCGGTGGATTATGGCGTCATCCATTTTAGCATTTGCCTGATGGATAAGGACTTTTTTGATGTCCCTGATGTCCAAACCTGCCCTATCAATGGTTGCCTTGACCAAAGCCGGGACCGTATTCAATGCATATTCGTACAATTTACGTCCGTTCATTTTCATAAATAACGTATCATCCTTGAAGTCGGGGTTATAAGACCGGTCCATCCGTAGCAGCATAGCTTCGTTCAGCGTATCGGTACGGGATTTATGGGTGATTATGCCGACGGGAACGTTACTTTCTTGGGATTGAAGGATAATCGCCCCTGCCCCATCAGAATAGATCATGCTGTCAATATCGTGTGGATCAGAAATCCGACTGAGCGTTTCTGCACCAACCACAAGGATGCTTTTGGCATCACCGGATTTTATATAATAATCTCCTTGGATAAGCCCCTGCACCAGGCCGGGGCAGCCAAAGGGAAGGTCATAAGCGATGCAATCGGGATTTTCGATTTGCAGCTTATGTTTTACACGGGAAGCCAGACTGGGAACCATATCGGATTTTGGGTTGTCCTTTAGCACATCACCAAAATTGTGGGCCACAATGATGTAGTCCAAATTCTCCTTATCCAATTTGGCCGATTTCAATGCTTCTTCCGAGGCAAAAAATGCCATATCAGAAGTGACATATTCATCCTCAATGTATCTCCTCTCTGCTATTTCTGTAATTTCTTGAAATTTATGAATGATCTTCTCGTTGGATTTGGTGAGCCTTTCTCCAGCTTTACTATAAAATTGGGCATTGAGAAAGTCCTCATTTTTAACCGCTTTTGAGGGAACATACTTGCCAGTTCCCGTGATGATGGAGTAATAGGTATTGGGCATATGATAACTGTTTTTAGGTACTGTGATTGGCCAAACTATTCTGGATAAAGGAAGGATTTCTCTATTGTATAGATTTGTGGCTCATATAATTTCTTGAATCCTATTTCTCGCTTTTAATGATGTTCTCCAACACACGTTCCTCTCCATCAATATTGTCCGGAATAGGCAGATGAAGGAGGTTGCAAAGCAAGGGATAAACATGAATGTTTTCAAATGACTTGATTCGATGGCCTGATTTAATGGCTGGTCCATTGGCATAAAAAATCGCATGCATGTCTTCCCATTGGGGATCAAAGCCGTGTTCGCCGAAAATTTTGGTGTCGTACATGGCACTTCGGTTTTGGTATTTGATAAATCCGGATGTCGCGACAAAATAGTAGCCAGGATCCGGAATAAGGAGTAAATCCCCTACTCTATCTGGATAATTGATTTTCTTACCATAGTACCGCTTGGAAATGGGATCCACCACCTTAAAATTACTTTGCAATTTTCGAAGTGCCTTTCTTATGTTTTTCTTATCACTGGGATTTTTGAGATGGAGATGTGCCAACGCCCCATCATTATAATACTCCAGTTCAAAGGGCGCCAGAAGTTTTTCCAAATCTATCAATCGTTCTTGGGTCACATTGGCCATGCCATGGTCGGATACGATAACTATGTTGACATTAAGGTTTGAGGTTTTGATTTCCTCAAATAGTACGCCCAGTTCGGCATCCAGCTTAAGCAATGCGTCTCGAAGCTTTTGGTCATTGTCGGGGCCATATTTGTGCCCCGCATCATCCATATCTGAAAAGTAAAGCGTAATCAGCTTAGGCCGACTAGCTGACGGTAGGGTGAGCCATTCCAGTACTTTGTCTATCCGCTCGGAATTGGGGACCGTACCGTCATAATCATAATAATAACTTGGTCTGATTCCTTGGATAGCTGCCTCAGACCCTACGAAAAAGTAACTGGCCGCCTTTATATTATGTTGCTCTGCCAGCACCCAGATCGGCGTGCCTCCATACCAAGTCCCGTCTTGAACCACTGATCGGTCACTGATCCGATATACTTTTTTCTTTTCAGGATTATAAAAGGTATTATCTACTAGCCCATGATTACCAGGCCTCATCCCTGTAGCAATAGTATAATGATTAGGAAAAGTCTTGGATGGAAAGGAAGGGATCATCGATTCAGCAGCTGTTCCACCCGCAATGAATTTTTCAATATTGGGAGGATGAAATCGCGCTGTATAATCATACCGGTATCCATCCAATGAAATTAACAAGACGTATTGTTCTTTCCCCTGGGCCATTGCCTGTAGCATTGAGGTGATAGAAAACAGGGCTATCCATAACAATTTCATTTAGCTTCCTTATTTAAATGTTTACCAAAAATAGCGAATCCGTAAGATAAAAGATCAACTCAGTGTTAAATTATCCTCTACGATAATTTGGCTATGAGTAGGGATTATCTACAAGGCTTGGATAGGTACAGTCCATTGTTATAATACCCTCCTATTAGGGACGCAGCCCCAAGAAATATGGCTTGATCCCAACTTTTTCCCTCGATCCAGTATTACGGCTTGCCTTTCTCAAACAGGATCAAAATAAAAAAGGTTGCCAATTTGTATTGGCAACCTTTATATAAGCGAAATTCTGTTTATTAATTTCCTCCTTCTAACCAGTCAGGACCAAGAAGCTCTTGCAGTTTTTTGTCATATTCTGCAGCTTTCTCTTCATTTTTCAGACGGGTATGGATAGAGTGTAGTATTCTCAAAATTTCAGTATTATCAGGCTTAAGCTCTACAGCTTTTTCGAAAAGAGGAATAGCTTTTTCATATAGACTGTCGGCTTCAGCCAGCATATCTTCGGATTTTGCTTCCCACTCATCATCAGGAAGGTTGTTTACTTCATTGATGATCTCCCTTGCCTGATCGATATACACAGCACCGGCATAATAGTTACCTTCAAAGAAATCAGGATCAATTTCCACTGTTTTCAAGTATTCTTCCAATGCCCCGTCGAGGTCACCGGATTGCTCTTTTAGGTAACCGTATCTCAAACGGATCGGTGCGTTGTTTGGATCTTGGTCAAGTGACTGCTTGATAGAAGCCATGGCCTCATCCATTTTCTCCAGTTGAAGCAAAAGCTGGATTTCAAATTCGGAAAGTCCCTTGTCATTTGGATACTCTTCACGTGCTTGTTTTACCAATCGGTAAGCTTCTTCCTGATCATCCTCTTGCTGATTGGCAATTTGGATAAGGAAGTAATATGCATTTAACTTATTGTATTCAGGAACATCAAGCAGCATCGTCAAATACTTCTTGGCCGCATCATAGTCTTCTGCCATGTTGGCAGTATATCCAGCATTGAACACGATAGAAGTATCCTTCGGATCAATGTCTGCAGCAATAGCAAAGAACTTGGATGCCAATGCATGATCATCTACTTCGTATCTGCTAATGGCTTTGTTTACTGAAGAAGTCTTCAGTTTAAAGATTCCTTCTCCCTGAAGGTTTTCTGGAAGCCCTGGGACCACTTCCTTATAAATCTCTTTGCCTATTTTGCTGGTAGAATCATTACCGTCCATATCAAGAGATTTTCTGAAAGCATCAAGTGCATTTCTACCTTTGCCTACTGTAGCCTCAGTATTAGAGGAATCGGCTACAAATTGGATAGTAAGGATTTTACCCTTAATTAAGAACGTTTCAGGATCGGCTCCCGTTTCGGGATCTTGCGTTGCCGTTTCGATGTCCGTGAGTGCTTCAGAAATATTCCCTTTTCTCAGGTTTTTTTCAGCTGATCTGACAACTTTTTTCTGGCCAAAGGCTACTGTAGAAGCCACACCGACCAAAGCCAATGATAAAATTAATTTCTTCATTTTTGTCTAATTATTCCTCTTTTGGTTTTTCGCTATCGTTTGATTCGTTTTGATTTTCGTCAGTCGTATCCTCAATTTCCTCGATGACCTCCTCTACTTGCTCTACTTTTGCAACAGAAGAAATCTCATCGTTTTCATTGAGCTTGATAAGGCGGACACCTTGCGTCGCTCGGCCCATGATCCGCAAACCAGCTACCGGGGTTCGGATGATTATTCCTGATTTGTTGATGATCATTAAGTCGTCAGAATCAATTACTGACTTAATGGACACTAGGCTACCGGTCTTTTCGGTGACGTTCATTGCCTTCACTCCTTTTCCTCCCCTGTTGGTAATGCGGTATTCTTCCACTGCACTACGCTTTCCATAACCTTTCTCCGAAACGACCAATAAAGTGGCTTCCTCTCTGTTCACACAAACCATGCCAACCACTTCGTCGTTCTCATCACTTAAGGTGATGGCTTTCACCCCAGTAGCCGTCCTTCCCATTGGCCTTACCACAGATTCATGGAAGTGGATGGCCCTACCGGATTTCGCTGCGATGATAATGTGTGAATCACCATGGGTGAGTTCCACATTTAGCAACTGGTCGTCTTCACGGATATTAAGGGCTATGATCCCGTTGCTACGCGGTCGGGAATATTGCTCCAAGGTAGTTTTCTTGATCACACCATTTTTGGTAGCCATTACCAAGAAATTGTTCTGGATGTAATCTTCATCGCTAAGATCTGCCACTTGTATGATCGAACGGATCTTATCGTCGCTTTCGATATTGATCAAATTCTGGATTGGGCGACCTTTGGATGTCTTGCTTCCCTCTGGAATTGCATAGGTTTTTAGCCAGAACAATTTCCCCTTATCGGTAAAGATCAGAAGGTAATTGTGCGTCGATGCCGAAAATAGGTATTCGGTATAATCATCATCCTTGGTCCTTACTCCCCTCGAACCAACTCCTCCTCTACCTTGCGTACGATATTCCTTTAGGGCTGTTCTCTTGACATAGCCTTGATGGGATACTGTAATGATGACCTCTTCATTAGGAATCATGTCCTCATAACTGAAATCCTCTGCGTTATGCTCGATTGTTGTTCTTCGCTCATCGTTATAACGCTCCTTGATTTCTGCCAGCTCAGTTTTGATGATTTCCATCCTTCTTTCCTTTTTCTCAAGGATGTCTTTCAGGTCTTCTATGAGAATCATCAATTCCTCGTATTCCTTCTGGATCTTTTCGCGCTCCATGCCCGTCAATCGCTGGAGACGCATATCTAGGATGGCCCGGGCTTGAATCTCGGTCAGTTCGAATTTCTCCATTAAGCCTGTACGTGCTGTTTCCGGATCTCTGGAATTTCTGATGAGGCTAATGACTTCATCCAAATTGTCCAGGGCGATCAGGTACCCTTGAAGGATATGGGCACGTTTTTCGGCTTCCTTCAATTCATATTCAGTCCTTCTGGTCACCACCTCATGACGGTGATTTACATAGTGGACTATTAGCTCTTTTAGATTTAGCGTATAAGGCCGACCTTTTACCAGCGCCACATTATTGATGCTGAAGGACGTCTGCAATTGTGTTTGCTTGTACAGATTATTAAGGACTACATTAGCAATAGCATCACGCTTAAGTTCGTAAACGATGCGCATTCCGCGGCGATCAGATTCATCCCTAATAGCTGAAATCCCCTCTAATTTTTTCTCTTGGATCAATTGAGCGGTTTTCTCAATCATGTTGGCTTTATTGACCAAGTAAGGAATTTCATTGATGATGATCATTTCCTTTCCTGTATCTTTGGTCTCCACCGTGGCTTTGCCACGCATGACCACTCTTCCCCTGCCCGTCTCATAGGCAGACTTTACACCATTATAGCCATAAATGATACCTCCTGTTGGGAAATCAGGGGCGATGACATGTTTCATCAATTCCTCAACCGTGATATCATTGTTTTCGATATAGGCTATCGTTCCGTCAATGACTTCTCCAAGCTGATGAGGAGCCATATTGGTAGCCATCCCTACAGCGATACCCGAGGCACCATTCAGCAATAGGGCGGGTATTTTGGCCGGTAATACGACAGGTTCCTTTAAGGAGTCATCAAAGTTTAACTGGAAGTCAACAGTTTCCTTATTGATATCCGTCAATAATTCCTCGGCGATTCTTTTTAACCTCGCCTCAGTATAACGCATGGCGGCGGCGTTGTCACCATCAATGGAACCAAAGTTCCCTTGTGGATCTACCAACGGATACCTTAAGGACCAATCCTGTGCCATCCTTACCATGGTCTCGTACACGGCACTATCACCATGGGGGTGATATTTACCGAGTACTTCCCCTACGATCCTTGCTGATTTTTTATAGGGTTTATTATGAAGTACTCCCAGTTCCTGCATTCCAAAAAGAATTCTGCGGTGTACTGGCTTCATGCCATCTCTTACATCTGGAAGTGCTCTGGAAACAATCACCGACATCGAATAATCGATGTAGGCACCTCGCATTTCTTCTTCGATGTTAATCGGTATTATGTTCTCGTTTTCTCCTTCGGCCATATGTTGAATTTCTCAATATAAGGTTGCAAGATAATAAAAAGAATAACGTTTTAAAATACTATTTTTCCTTTCAAATGGGTTTTATTACCGCTTTTTAATACCATTGGCCTACCTTCCGATTTTGCATGTGCCAGATAGAACTTCCGCGATATTCCACTCCGTTGTGTAAGTGTTTCATTTTCACCCCACATCCGGGTATTTTGCACCGCTTGGTACCAGGTAATCGCAGGGCTACACCTAGATTGATGGTAAAAAGTTTTTGCTCCAACATCTGGGCTTCTTCCATTCCCTCTAGTTGGTAATTAAACTTTCTGAATGATGCGTTGGGCTTTAGGAATATTTTGGTGTATTCTGAAAATTCCCGCTCTATCCTCAACCCAATGGCATAATACGGCTCTGTTGCAGTTAACGTATTGTCATAGCTTTCCTGGATATTGATGGAGCCATATTCCGCCTCTAATGTAAACCTCCAAGGGTAGTTTTGCTCCATCCGCAATTTACGCTCCGCCTGCATATAGTGATTGTTACCGCTATATTTTCTGTATTTCCAGTTCAGCAAGGCCCTTCTCCTTTTGGCATCGTACAGCACAAGCCCCAAAGTACCGTACATTTTATCAAAGACGTATTTGTCATTTGTAAAGGTGAATTGATAGGAATCGCTTTCCATCGCGGCCATACTCCCCATCTCTCTTCCATATCCACCACCTATTGTAAACAGCCCAAAAAGATCAATACGAACCCCGGCATCGAAAGGTATAGCACTACTATTGGACTCAAAAACCGTGGTTTCCCCTGCCGCAATGGCTTGTGAATTGCTGTTATCATTTAGGATGCTAATCGGATAATTTTCAGGCATGGCGCTGCTAAAATCCATATTGTTTAAGTGCATGCCATATCCTCCACTGAGCTCCAAGGAAATCTTACTGATGATTCCCCGTGTAATGTTTCCTACTCCGCTGTCACTTCTACGGGTTTTCTCTGGCCTGGCTTTGGTATCGATTCCAAATATATCTTCTTCTTGAGCCTGTACTATTCCACTTGAAATAAACATGATTAATACCACTATAAATGAAGGCTTTATACTATTTAAGAGTACAGGGTACTTAATAGAAAAAGATAACGCTCTATTTGTCGTCATGGGTAGTTGTTGATTTACGTAGTTTCTTCAATCGTTGGTTGCTAAATTTAAGTAATTCAACTTATATTTTCACGGGATTCAGCTTTATTCTTATTTCCAGTGAAAAACTAAACCAAAAAAGCCCTCCAATAAATTAGAGGGCTTTATAAAGGATTTTCGTCGGCTATTCATTAAGCGCCATCGCCTTCCTCTTCTTCAGAGGCTCTTGCACTTGCTTTTTCGGCGATTAATTCATCTACTTTTGACTTTACAGCTGGATCAGTTTTCATGGCTGCATTTACTTTATTATAAGTAGCCGCACCCAGAACCTCATCATCTTTGATCAGGGTGATCATTCTTTCTTTGATCACGTCAGAAAGGGAGTTTTTGGTATCTAGTATTTTCTGGTATTCGGCTTTCTCCTCATCCGTAATGCTGATCTCAGCAAGTTTGGCATCATCTCCCCACGCTTCCTTGATCTCATTGTACCTTGCCACATCAAATACATCATTATCTTTGATCATGCTCTCCAGATCCGCTTGCTTTACTTCCATGAAATGGTTCACGGAATCCTTCATGCTAGCAAATTTTTCAATCTCTTCATCAGTAACTGGTTCAGCTTCACTGTCTTCTTGCTGAGCTTGAACAGCTACACTCATTAAACACATCATTAACAATGCCCATCCAAATAAACGCTTCATCTTTCTTAATCTTTTTAGTGAATATTCTTAAAGTAAACTAAATTCCAATAAAAGGCATTACAGTTAATTAAGCAAGGAAATTTCCTTAAAAATCCTTAATTTTTTGTCCAAAAAACATTTTTATTGGAAAGAATTAGGTATTAATCACCGGATTACGTTACAGTTCTTTTAACGCTGAAATGGTTGCTTTAGGATCCTCTGCATCAAACACAAAACTGCCTGCCACCAAAATATCCGCGCCGGCATCGATCAACTTATAGGCGTTTTCCATGTTTACACCACCATCAATTTCAATTTTTGCTTGGGAGCCTGATGCAGTAATGATGGCCTTCAGGTTACGTACTTTCTCATAAGTGTGTTCGATGAACTGTTGTCCCCCAAATCCAGGGTTTACGGACATGATAATCACTGTATCGAGTTCACGGATAATGTCCCTTAACAGTTCCACATTGGTATGAGGATTGATGGCCACACCAGCTTTACAGTCCTGTTCACGAATCGCTTGGACTGTCCTGTGCAAGTGTTGGCATGCTTCAAAATGTACCGTTATGGTCTCTGCACCAGCCTCTTTAAATGCGCTCAAATACTGATCAGGGTTTACGATCATCAGGTGCACATCTAGCGGCTTTTCCGCGTGCTCCTGAATGGCCCGCACAACTGGAAAACCAAAAGAAATATTGGGGACAAAAACGCCATCCATGATATCGACATGAATGAGATCCGCTTCGGAATCATTGATCATTTCGATTGCTGATTGAAGATTGGCAAAATCAGCAGCCAATACTGACGGGGCAATTAGGGTATCCATAGTAACAATTGGGTTTAGCTTACACAAAATGAAGCATAAAGAAAACAAAAAAAATGCAAATTCTGGAATAGATGGACGACCTTTTCAAAATTTACTCCTTACCGTTATTTTATAATGATTTTATGCCGCTCGATATTAAGTCCTTCCATCAACTGTACGACATAAAACCCGCTGTTTACCTTGGCGATTTCCACTTCATAGGGAACGTCATTGGAGGATCTTTCCAGTTGGTCTTGATTGATTACCTGCCCATTTTGGTTGAATAGTGTAAATTCACACGCTTCTTTACTTCCAAATTGGATGAAAAGCTCCTTACCATCTGTTGGATTGGGATAGATTTTGGTGTTGGCCACTTCTGGTCTGGCCACTACATCCAGGATTTCCCCGTAATATGCCAATTCAAAATCAGGAATGCCATAGCCCAGCTGATTGTCCGGATTCTTAAATTGACTGCTGCTTTGTATAATATAATGGATTAGTTCGTCCTTGGTCCACTCGGGCTTTCCTTGCCACAATCCAGCGGCGAGCGCTGAAATTTGGGGAGCGGAAAAGGACGTTCCGCTTGCGGTGGTCGTAGCATTCGCACCTTGCCATAGCCTTACACTCCTGCCCAAGGCTACTACATCAGGCTTAATCCGACCATCGGCTGTTGGCCCTACAGAACTGAAGCTCGCCTTGGTAAGCCCTTGATTTACAGCGCCAACAGATAAGATACCATCCGCATCCGCCGGTGCCGAAATGGTCGTCTCTGAGTTGCTGCCTTCATTACCGGCACTGTTGACTACCAAAATCCCTCTGTCAGCAGCCATAGTCGCCCCTTGCGTGATAATGGCCGTCTCGCCGTCAAGGTCTGACTTTTTATAATCCATTGATGATTCATTGAAGGTCATGTAGCCAAGTGAGCTGCTTATGATATCCACTCCCAGACTGTCTGCAAATTCCGCAGCTCGTACCCAGTTATATTCTTCAATGCGGTATTCAGAGGCCACATCTTCAGTGATGCACAAGACATATTCTGCATCATAAGCGCCTGCCACAAGGGTACTGGCATCATTGGATGCTATCAAGGATAGCGCGGCCGTACCATGGGTTTCAGATCTGAAAACATTGCCTGACCAAGGCATGACAAAATCCCTCGTGGCAATAATTTGATTGTTGTCAAAGAGATGTTTCATCCCTTCTATCTCATCGGTATTTAAAAAACCACCATCAAAGACCGCTATGGTCACTCCCTTACCTGTAAGTCCTTCTGCATGCATCTTGGGGATACCGATCAGGTTATTCTGAAAGGCATAATCTTCTTCGTCTTTGGTTTTGGACAATAAACGAATGCGAACAGGATGATTTAGGATGTTGGACCTCTGTTCTCTATTATCTGTATAGAAGCCCTTGGCAATCAACTCTATGCCCTCCTCCTCTACAAATGGCAGTTTCTTTACCGCAGCTATCTGCTCATCCGTGGCTACAACAATGGAGGCATTCATCCATTTACTGTTGTACTGTACATTGATTACAATATCCTTGACCGCGTCAATATATTGCTCGGATACAGGCAGGTCTGTGCTGTCCAAAACCACTGCATTGCGCTCACGCCTATCTATTGCCTTTTGGCTGAGAAACGCCGTAGGTTCGTCCAAATGGAAATTTTCTTGCGGCTTATACTTGTAATGAATTGCATACCTATCCTGCCCTTTTACCGCTGCTGCAGAAAGGATGATTAAGCTGACAGCAGTGATAAATCTCCTAATATTGTCCATTATAGATCAGTTTCAAATGTGATAAACGACCATTTTCAATTATTTGTTCGCCAAGACAATCATTTCTAGAGCAATAGGTCAAATTTTCAATATACTGCTCTACCATACCTACTCCCTTCGCATAGACTTCATAGCGATTGTCCCTGATGGTTATCTGGTCATCTTCTTGTTCCTGCAGCACTTTTACAGCGTTTTCATAGGTATTGCCATTGACCTCATATCTTCCAAG
It encodes:
- a CDS encoding 3-oxoacyl-ACP synthase III family protein, producing the protein MPNTYYSIITGTGKYVPSKAVKNEDFLNAQFYSKAGERLTKSNEKIIHKFQEITEIAERRYIEDEYVTSDMAFFASEEALKSAKLDKENLDYIIVAHNFGDVLKDNPKSDMVPSLASRVKHKLQIENPDCIAYDLPFGCPGLVQGLIQGDYYIKSGDAKSILVVGAETLSRISDPHDIDSMIYSDGAGAIILQSQESNVPVGIITHKSRTDTLNEAMLLRMDRSYNPDFKDDTLFMKMNGRKLYEYALNTVPALVKATIDRAGLDIRDIKKVLIHQANAKMDDAIIHRVFKLYDMQEDPRKIMPITIGELGNNSVATVPILLDMLLRGEIEKHQIHAGDHVLFASVGAGMNVNAIIYRFP
- a CDS encoding tetratricopeptide repeat protein, yielding MKKLILSLALVGVASTVAFGQKKVVRSAEKNLRKGNISEALTDIETATQDPETGADPETFLIKGKILTIQFVADSSNTEATVGKGRNALDAFRKSLDMDGNDSTSKIGKEIYKEVVPGLPENLQGEGIFKLKTSSVNKAISRYEVDDHALASKFFAIAADIDPKDTSIVFNAGYTANMAEDYDAAKKYLTMLLDVPEYNKLNAYYFLIQIANQQEDDQEEAYRLVKQAREEYPNDKGLSEFEIQLLLQLEKMDEAMASIKQSLDQDPNNAPIRLRYGYLKEQSGDLDGALEEYLKTVEIDPDFFEGNYYAGAVYIDQAREIINEVNNLPDDEWEAKSEDMLAEADSLYEKAIPLFEKAVELKPDNTEILRILHSIHTRLKNEEKAAEYDKKLQELLGPDWLEGGN
- the thiS gene encoding sulfur carrier protein ThiS translates to MNFLLNGERIELTTKDLSLSGMLQQQQIDANRGMALAVNDQVIPKSDWDHYQLSENDQILIIKATQGG
- the thiC gene encoding phosphomethylpyrimidine synthase ThiC is translated as MKTLSQENIKSYITTDPFPNSKKVYVAGKLHPIKVAMREIALHDTVSHLDRHETVEKNPPVTVYDTSGPYTDTNVQIDVKKGLQRLREEWILNSGDVAQLDRLTSAYGQRRLDNPALDKLRFDLVKMPYRAKPGKNVSQMYYAKQGIITPEMEYIAIRENQRIAEQQELTKQHPGENFGANTPKGMITPEFVRDEVAKGRAVIPANINHPEAEPMIIGRNFLVKINANIGNSAIGSSIEEEVEKAVWACRWGADTIMDLSTGKNIHETREWILRNSPVPIGTVPIYQALEKVNGKAEDLTWELFRDTLIEQAEQGVDYFTIHAGVLLRYVPMTAKRVTGIVSRGGSIMAKWCLAHHKENFLYTHFEEICEIMKAYNVTFSLGDGLRPGSIADANDPAQFAELETLGELTKIAWKHDVQTIIEGPGHIPMHMIKENMDKQLVECGEAPFYTLGPLTTDIAPGYDHITSGIGAAMIGWYGCAMLCYVTPKEHLGLPEKKDVKDGVITYKIAAHAADLAKGHPGAQYRDDALSKARFEFRWEDQFNLSLDPDTARSFHDETLPADGAKIAHFCSMCGPNFCSMKITQDVRDYADKNGLNDQEAIEEGMQKKAEEFSEKGGELYLNQ
- a CDS encoding alkaline phosphatase family protein; this translates as MKLLWIALFSITSMLQAMAQGKEQYVLLISLDGYRYDYTARFHPPNIEKFIAGGTAAESMIPSFPSKTFPNHYTIATGMRPGNHGLVDNTFYNPEKKKVYRISDRSVVQDGTWYGGTPIWVLAEQHNIKAASYFFVGSEAAIQGIRPSYYYDYDGTVPNSERIDKVLEWLTLPSASRPKLITLYFSDMDDAGHKYGPDNDQKLRDALLKLDAELGVLFEEIKTSNLNVNIVIVSDHGMANVTQERLIDLEKLLAPFELEYYNDGALAHLHLKNPSDKKNIRKALRKLQSNFKVVDPISKRYYGKKINYPDRVGDLLLIPDPGYYFVATSGFIKYQNRSAMYDTKIFGEHGFDPQWEDMHAIFYANGPAIKSGHRIKSFENIHVYPLLCNLLHLPIPDNIDGEERVLENIIKSEK